TCCGGTTTGGGCTGCAGCGGCACCACATGGCACAGGTTGTAGAGACCCTTCAGGGGCGTCTATGCCGGTCCAACGCGGGCATGGAATTGCAGGGCAGAGCCACTTGGTCCGGGAACGTCTGCCCAGTTGGTGATGGCTGTGTGATACGCGGGTGATACGGAGAGGCTCCCCTCGAGGTCCGTCCTGGCGGGATCTCTGCGCGGATCAGTGAGACGGCGAAGCCGCACCGGAGCACTCCGGTGCGGCTTCGCCGTGTGATCGAACGCGCTGGCGCGCACGACGCGGTCGGTGACTCGTGCGGTCCGTGTGACTGTGGCTCTTTCGTGTGCCTGATTTGCGAACACATCCGCTCATCCGTCCGTACGAGGGGAGCGCGCCCCTTCCAGCGCGACCGGATCGTGTGAGCGCAGGAGCGGGAATGGCCGGATCGACTAGGTTCTGTCTCTTTGGTCAGCGTCGGGTCCAGATGAGGATGCCCGCGAGGTGGAGTGCGGCCTGGTAGGCGATCGCGAGCTTGTCGGTTCGTGTGGCCAGGCCGCGCCACTGCTTGAGACGGTTGATGCACCGCTCGACGCTGTTCCGCTGCTTGTATGCCTCGTTGCCGAAGCCGGGCGGACGGCCACCGAGTCGGCCTCGCCGCAGGCGGTGGCCGACTTGGTCGGACGGTTGCGGGATGACCGCACGGATGCCCCGGCGCCGCAGGTGGGCGCGGATGGCACGGGAAGAATACGCGCGGTCGGCGAGAACGGCCAGGGGCCGGGTCCGGGGCCTGCCCGGGCCGGTGCGGGGCACGCGGATGCGGGACATCACCGTCTCGAAGGCGGGCGCGTCACCTGCCTGGCCTGCGGTGACGGTGAAGGCGAGGGGCCGTCCGCGGCCGTCCGCGGCCAGGTGGACCTTGGTGCTCAGCCCGCTGCGGGAGCGTCCGAGCGCGTGATCGGCGGGCTCGCCGCAGTGAGCCGCCCCCTTTTGAGTGCTCCGGCGGCGTGCTGGTGGGCCCGGACGACCGTGGAGTCCACCGACACCGTCCAGTCGATGTCGTCGTCGGCGTCCGCCGCCGCCAGGACGGCGGCGAGGATCATCTCCCAGGTGCCGTCGACGGCCCATCTGATCAGCCGCTTGTGAGCGGTCTGAAATGAGCCGAGCTCGTCGGGCAGGTCCCGCCAGGGCGAGTTGGTGCGGTACTTCCACGCGATGGCCTCGAGTGTGCGGCGGTGGTCGTCCCACCGCCGTCCGCGGACCGGATCGGCCGGCATCAGCGGCTCGATCCGGTCCCACATCGCATCACTGATCACTAATCGGACAGACACATCCGATCAACTGACCAACCCATCAAAGAGACGCGCGCTAGCCCTACGGCAAGCTGCGCGGGCATCTCTCGCGGGGCAACCCGATCTGTGAGGCGCTGGCCTGCACGTCGAGGTGGTGGTGGCGTTCCTGGGCCCCAGCGCCTACATCTCGCCCGACCACTACGCCTCCCAGCCGCACTTCCCGACCTGGGCGTACGCGGCCGTGCACGTCACGGGTCGGCCGCGGCTGCTGGACGAGGTGCGCACCATGCGCCAGCTGGACGACCTGATCGAGGACCAGGAGAGCCGGCTCGCACCGAAGCAGCCCTGGTCGCTGCCGCGCCGGGCGAGCGCGCTGTTCGACGAGTACCTGCGGCTCATCCAGGGTTCGAGATCCCGATCGGGCACATCGACGGCGTGTACAAGCTTGGCCAGAACAAGTCCCCGGCCGACATGGCCTCCCAGGCACGGGCCTTCCGGGAGCGCGGCACGGACAGCATGAACCGGCTGGCCGACTACATCGAGCGGCACAACAACCTGCCCAGGCAGGAGCCCGGCCATGGCCCGGATCACCCGGCGGACGCGGCCGGCTGATCCGGCGTACGTCGTCATCGGCGGTTTCACTTCTGGGCGGCTGCCCCCGCCAGGCCCTGGCGCAGCAGGGCGTAGGCGTGGTCGGCGTCGGCCACCGCCTCGGGGTAGACCTCGTCAGCGGACCGGCCGGCGACGATGCGCTGCCAGTTCACCGACGCCAGGATGCGCTCGGTGGCGATGACCTGGCCGGCCAGCAGGGCGGCCGTGATCTCGCGGTCGGAGTCCAGCGCGTCGACCAGGGCCTGGGCGAGCGCCTCCTCGGCCTGGGCCAGGTACTGGCTGACGCGTGCCACCAGGCTCGGCGTGGAGTACACGAGGTGGTGGAAGGCGAGGACGTCCTCGTCGTCGTTGAGCCCCGTGATGGGGTCCCGGGCCGCCAGCCCGTTCAGGAAGTGCTGGTGCAGGGCGTCGATCGCGGACACCCCGGGCGGCCGCTCCGCGACGACGGTGCTGCTCACCGTCTGGTGGTCGGCGAAGCGGTGGACGACCAGGTCTTCCTTGGTGGGGAAGTACTTGAACAGCGTGGGTTTGGAGACCTCGGCGACGGCCGCGATGTCGACGACCGAGACCTGGTCGAACCCGTGCTCAAGGAAGAGCGTGATCGCCGTGTCGGAGATCGTCTCTCGCGTTCGCTGTTTCTTGCGCTCCCGCAAGCCCATCGGCGCATTCACCAGGCCATCCTAGCACATCCCCTTACCCGGGCAATCAGGTGACCTAGTCTGTGAATTGACTTGGTTAAGAAATCTGCTCTAGTGTCCGCCAGCGGAAGACGGACGGGCCGGACTGAGCGCCGCCCGCGGTGAGGGAAGGACATCAGGACATGGCACAGGCAACAGCGGCCTCCACCGAGAGGTCGGTGCGCTACCGGTGGTGGGGGCTGGGGGTGATCGCCCTGGCTCAGCTGATGGTCATGCTGGACATGACCATCGTGAACATCGCCCTCCCGTGGGCCCAGCAGGACACCGGGATGTCGGACGCGAGCCGGCAGTGGGTGGTCACCGCCTACACCCTCGCCTTCGGTGCCCTGCTGCTGCTCGGCGGACGGGTCGGCGATCTCGTGGGCCGCAGGCGCGCCTTCGTGGCCGGCGCCGTCGGCTTCGCCGTCGCCTCGGTGGCCGGCGGCGCCGCGCCGAACGCCGAGGTGCTCGTCGGCGCCCGCGCGGCGCAGGGCGTGTTCGCCGCGCTGCTCGTGCCCTCGACCCTGGCCATGCTCGCCACCACGTTCACCGAACCGCGCGAACGCGCCAAGGCGTTCGGTGTCTTCAGCTCGGTCGCCAGCGCCGGCGGCGCCATCGGCCTGCTGGGCGGCGGCGTGATCACCGAGTACCTCGACTGGCGCTGGTGCTTCTACGTCAACGTGCCGATCGGCGCGGCCGTGGTGGCCGGGGCCTTGCTGCTGCCGGCGATGCCCGCCAACCGCCAGCGCGTGGACGTCCCCGGCGCGGTGCTCTCCGCGTGCGGCATGCTCGCCCTCGTCTACGCCT
The Streptomyces tirandamycinicus DNA segment above includes these coding regions:
- a CDS encoding IS5 family transposase (programmed frameshift), with product MWDRIEPLMPADPVRGRRWDDHRRTLEAIAWKYRTNSPWRDLPDELGSFQTAHKRLIRWAVDGTWEMILAAVLAAADADDDIDWTVSVDSTVVRAHQHAAGALKRGAHCGEPADHALGRSRSGLSTKVHLAADGRGRPLAFTVTAGQAGDAPAFETVMSRIRVPRTGPGRPRTRPLAVLADRAYSSRAIRAHLRRRGIRAVIPQPSDQVGHRLRRGRLGGRPPGFGNEAYKQRNSVERCINRLKQWRGLATRTDKLAIAYQAALHLAGILIWTRR
- a CDS encoding FMN-binding negative transcriptional regulator, with translation MAFLGPSAYISPDHYASQPHFPTWAYAAVHVTGRPRLLDEVRTMRQLDDLIEDQESRLAPKQPWSLPRRASALFDEYLRLIQGSRSRSGTSTACTSLARTSPRPTWPPRHGPSGSAARTA
- a CDS encoding TetR family transcriptional regulator, with product MNAPMGLRERKKQRTRETISDTAITLFLEHGFDQVSVVDIAAVAEVSKPTLFKYFPTKEDLVVHRFADHQTVSSTVVAERPPGVSAIDALHQHFLNGLAARDPITGLNDDEDVLAFHHLVYSTPSLVARVSQYLAQAEEALAQALVDALDSDREITAALLAGQVIATERILASVNWQRIVAGRSADEVYPEAVADADHAYALLRQGLAGAAAQK